A single region of the Bacteroidales bacterium genome encodes:
- a CDS encoding signal peptidase I — protein MTYKFLYKYAYYLILALLAGFALLFIISIFPITGNIKIMSVLSGSMEPSIHTGSIVVVKPSSEYKVGDVITFGRISKTQTPTTHRIHEMKVVGGETIYITKGDANNAPDTKEITGKDIVGKVLFTAPYVGYAVNTAKKPFGFMLIIIVPAMIIIWDETKNIFAEVKKNKKMSKLE, from the coding sequence ATGACCTATAAATTTTTATACAAATACGCATACTATCTTATACTCGCGCTTCTGGCAGGCTTTGCTCTCCTATTTATAATCTCTATCTTTCCAATCACCGGCAATATTAAAATAATGTCAGTGCTTTCCGGTTCAATGGAGCCAAGCATCCACACCGGCAGTATCGTGGTGGTTAAACCATCATCTGAATACAAAGTCGGTGATGTCATCACCTTCGGCCGTATAAGCAAGACCCAGACGCCGACCACGCACCGAATTCACGAAATGAAAGTGGTTGGCGGCGAGACGATTTATATTACCAAGGGCGACGCCAACAATGCGCCGGACACGAAAGAAATCACCGGTAAGGATATTGTGGGAAAGGTTTTATTTACCGCACCTTATGTCGGCTACGCGGTTAATACAGCCAAAAAGCCCTTCGGCTTTATGCTGATTATCATTGTGCCGGCAATGATTATTATTTGGGATGAAACGAAAAATATTTTTGCAGAAGTTAAAAAGAATAAAAAAATGTCAAAGTTAGAATAA
- a CDS encoding CalY family protein: MKRIILSVALIAAVAAIVVGGTMAFFSSSATSTGNTFTAGTLNLAIAKDSNGIPYNGWLTSQNASWNFSAMAPGGTPSVSSVWLKNIGTVNGMHLGVSAGNTETVGGFEKQVRITSLTLGGSNLLTGGAGATIGAYVTPTNCDVTVSGTTISAAASASANANKTVCVVPGDYNSTWEGHPEITVSQPMTIVSTQGPLFTSSIQFNITSSGVTIRGFNITNPNGTYAVQISSGISNISVKDNNINHIGTTLSSGSVQAISLTAGSSGGAHFVFSGNTITNIGNLTLVFAGSGSAKGIYIGNSADSGVISDVTIQNNIISNVQASTAAWNAGRGAYGVLVNVHGSGGYINGLVIKNNTISALEGLWSHAIGLEGNTLNAVVTYNDISNLIDHKSPSDAVGVNVEDNPSVSFVTINQNNFTPNVALGIQNTTGTDVNGQNNWWGDQDPSDQISAYVNTAGFLGGPVAGLINGTDQNANGYADLQDLRLTPITNAAVGLNASEQKQLVMGVQVDGPSTGNNFQGANLTTTLTFTLNQQ, encoded by the coding sequence ATGAAAAGAATAATTTTAAGCGTCGCGCTGATTGCGGCGGTCGCGGCCATTGTCGTCGGTGGAACCATGGCCTTTTTCAGCAGCTCCGCAACTTCAACCGGCAATACTTTTACTGCAGGTACACTCAATCTTGCTATTGCTAAAGATAGCAATGGCATTCCGTATAACGGCTGGTTGACTTCGCAAAATGCATCGTGGAATTTCTCCGCGATGGCACCAGGTGGCACGCCGAGCGTTTCAAGCGTGTGGCTTAAGAACATTGGAACTGTAAACGGTATGCATCTTGGCGTTAGCGCAGGTAATACCGAGACGGTTGGCGGTTTTGAAAAGCAAGTACGTATTACTTCGCTTACGCTCGGCGGTTCAAATCTACTCACGGGCGGCGCAGGGGCAACGATTGGCGCGTATGTAACGCCGACAAATTGCGATGTTACTGTTTCGGGTACTACAATTTCTGCTGCGGCAAGCGCTTCAGCAAACGCCAATAAAACAGTTTGTGTTGTTCCCGGCGATTATAATTCGACGTGGGAAGGCCACCCGGAAATTACTGTAAGCCAACCGATGACAATCGTTTCCACTCAAGGCCCATTATTTACCTCAAGCATTCAATTTAATATTACTTCAAGCGGCGTAACAATCCGCGGATTTAATATTACAAATCCGAACGGTACCTATGCCGTGCAAATTAGTAGTGGAATAAGCAATATTAGTGTTAAGGACAACAATATCAACCATATTGGTACCACACTATCAAGCGGTTCAGTCCAGGCGATTTCTTTAACTGCCGGCTCTTCCGGTGGTGCGCATTTTGTTTTCTCGGGTAACACTATCACCAACATCGGAAATCTAACTCTAGTATTCGCGGGCAGTGGAAGTGCCAAGGGCATCTACATCGGTAATTCAGCCGATTCAGGCGTTATCTCTGATGTAACAATTCAAAATAATATTATCTCAAATGTACAAGCTTCAACTGCGGCTTGGAATGCAGGTCGCGGGGCATATGGTGTCTTGGTGAATGTTCATGGTTCGGGTGGATACATCAATGGCCTTGTCATCAAGAACAACACCATCAGCGCGCTTGAAGGCCTCTGGTCACACGCGATCGGACTGGAGGGCAATACGCTGAATGCCGTCGTAACATACAATGACATCAGTAATCTTATTGACCACAAGTCTCCATCGGATGCCGTTGGGGTGAATGTAGAAGATAATCCAAGTGTTTCTTTTGTCACCATCAACCAAAACAACTTCACTCCAAATGTCGCGCTAGGCATTCAAAATACCACAGGCACGGACGTCAACGGTCAGAACAACTGGTGGGGCGATCAAGATCCTTCCGATCAAATTTCTGCTTATGTCAACACTGCTGGATTTTTGGGTGGTCCAGTGGCTGGTCTGATCAACGGCACTGACCAGAACGCTAACGGCTATGCCGACCTTCAGGACTTGCGCCTCACTCCGATTACGAATGCGGCGGTGGGTCTTAACGCAAGCGAACAAAAGCAACTTGTTATGGGTGTGCAGGTTGACGGTCCTTCTACCGGCAACAACTTCCAGGGCGCGAACTTGACAACGACTCTTACATTCACACTCAATCAGCAGTAA